The following coding sequences lie in one Actinomycetota bacterium genomic window:
- a CDS encoding metallophosphoesterase, protein MPRRRERNGIRLFFAADLHGSQPAWRKFVNAAAFYEVDALVFGGDLMGKALVPIVRRNGTMHAELHGRAHTLDSRSAMEEFTRLVEVNGLYWRVIDADEHERLGADALLVEGLVQELARERLHQWMEFAEDRLRGTPVRVFLTGGNDDAPAVLDVLDEADGERIVASEGRVVELDDVHTMITVGLSTATPWDTAREASEEEIRSAIDTSAAQVRDLTRSVFNLHCPPKDTLIDRCLKLRREAPGELPRPVREGGRFVTTGGGSVAVREAIREYQPLVALHGHIHESPGRVRIGRTPCFNPGSQYGEGRLEGVIAELSDARLGAYQHTSG, encoded by the coding sequence GTGCCTCGTCGGCGCGAGCGAAACGGGATCCGCCTGTTCTTCGCCGCGGACCTGCACGGTTCGCAACCGGCGTGGCGGAAGTTCGTCAACGCGGCGGCGTTCTATGAGGTCGACGCGCTGGTGTTCGGCGGGGACCTCATGGGCAAGGCGCTCGTGCCGATCGTTCGGAGGAACGGCACGATGCACGCCGAGCTCCACGGCCGCGCTCACACGCTGGACTCGCGGTCGGCGATGGAGGAGTTCACCCGCCTCGTCGAGGTCAACGGCCTCTACTGGCGGGTGATCGATGCCGATGAGCACGAGCGTCTCGGCGCCGACGCGCTGCTCGTCGAGGGTCTCGTGCAGGAGCTCGCGCGCGAACGGCTCCACCAGTGGATGGAGTTCGCCGAGGATCGTCTTCGCGGAACGCCGGTGCGCGTGTTTCTCACGGGTGGCAACGACGACGCTCCGGCGGTGCTCGACGTGCTGGATGAGGCCGACGGCGAGCGCATCGTCGCCAGCGAGGGCCGAGTCGTGGAGCTCGACGACGTGCACACGATGATCACCGTCGGGCTTTCGACGGCGACGCCGTGGGACACGGCGCGAGAGGCGAGCGAGGAGGAGATCCGCTCCGCGATCGACACCTCGGCCGCCCAGGTGCGGGACCTCACGCGATCCGTGTTCAACCTTCATTGCCCACCGAAGGACACGCTGATCGACCGTTGCCTGAAGCTCCGACGCGAGGCGCCCGGTGAGCTTCCTCGACCGGTGCGCGAGGGCGGCCGGTTCGTCACGACGGGCGGCGGGAGCGTTGCCGTTCGCGAGGCGATCCGTGAGTACCAGCCGCTCGTCGCGCTCCACGGCCATATCCACGAATCGCCCGGCCGCGTTCGGATCGGCCGCACGCCGTGCTTCAACCCGGGGAGCCAGTACGGCGAGGGACGTCTCGAGGGCGTCATCGCGGAGCTCAGCGACGCGCGCCTCGGCGCCTACCAGCACACCTCGGGCTGA
- a CDS encoding aldehyde dehydrogenase family protein: MADEYAMFIDGSWTASESGAVFEATSPSTGEVIGTVPQGTREDVYRAIDGANRAWPGWAAMSAFDRSAAMRRIGAAIEARRDDLARTLALDQGKPLVAEARDEVEELIVYFSMAGEDAVRADGLLPPSGDANKRVLVQRVPRGIVGVISPWNWPYTMPAEIVAPALAYGNAVVLAPAPTTSVCAAKLAECIGEADLPPGVFNLVTGPGPVVGDEVAANEGTHAVGFIGSVATGRRVAERAAGKELLLEMGGNGPLVVLEDADLDRAVEGTLSACFLNAGQSCTAGERVLVHRDVHDEYLRRLGEAISARIRLGDPFEAETTMGPLNNTGVADKTERHVEDAASRGANVAVGGKRAPQHGSDLFFEATVVDGVTDDMEIAREETFGPVVPVSAIDSEDEAIAIVNSSPYGLLSAIFTRDLRRGLRYAEAVRTGWVNVNEGTNYWESHLPFGGRAGSASGVGRVGGRFSMERLTELKTIVVDVS, translated from the coding sequence ATGGCTGACGAGTACGCGATGTTCATCGACGGCTCGTGGACGGCGTCGGAGTCCGGAGCCGTGTTCGAGGCGACGAGCCCATCCACCGGCGAGGTCATCGGGACGGTTCCCCAGGGCACGCGGGAGGACGTCTACCGGGCGATCGACGGTGCGAACCGCGCGTGGCCCGGATGGGCGGCGATGTCCGCGTTTGACCGATCGGCCGCGATGCGGCGGATCGGTGCCGCGATCGAAGCGCGCCGCGACGACCTCGCTCGAACGCTCGCGCTCGATCAGGGCAAGCCGCTCGTCGCGGAGGCGCGAGACGAGGTCGAGGAGCTGATCGTCTACTTCTCCATGGCCGGTGAGGACGCAGTTCGCGCGGACGGCCTGTTGCCGCCATCCGGAGACGCGAACAAGCGCGTGCTGGTCCAGCGCGTTCCCCGCGGCATCGTCGGCGTGATCAGTCCGTGGAACTGGCCGTACACGATGCCGGCCGAGATCGTCGCGCCGGCTCTCGCCTACGGGAACGCGGTCGTGCTCGCGCCGGCACCGACGACGAGCGTCTGCGCGGCGAAGCTCGCCGAGTGCATCGGCGAGGCGGACCTCCCGCCCGGCGTGTTCAACCTCGTCACCGGTCCCGGTCCCGTCGTCGGCGACGAGGTCGCCGCCAACGAAGGAACGCACGCAGTCGGGTTCATCGGCTCGGTCGCCACCGGCCGCCGGGTCGCCGAGCGGGCCGCGGGCAAGGAGCTGTTGCTCGAGATGGGCGGCAACGGGCCACTCGTCGTCCTCGAGGACGCGGATCTCGACCGCGCGGTCGAGGGGACGCTCTCGGCCTGCTTCCTGAACGCAGGGCAGAGCTGCACCGCCGGAGAGCGCGTGCTCGTGCACAGAGACGTGCACGACGAGTACCTGCGCCGGCTCGGCGAGGCGATCTCGGCACGGATCCGGCTGGGCGACCCGTTCGAGGCCGAAACCACGATGGGTCCGCTGAACAACACCGGCGTCGCCGACAAGACCGAACGGCACGTGGAGGACGCCGCGTCGCGCGGCGCGAACGTCGCGGTCGGCGGCAAGCGCGCGCCGCAGCACGGAAGCGACCTGTTCTTCGAGGCGACGGTGGTGGACGGTGTCACCGACGACATGGAGATCGCCCGCGAGGAGACGTTCGGGCCGGTCGTTCCGGTCTCGGCGATCGACTCCGAGGACGAGGCGATCGCCATCGTCAACTCATCACCGTACGGACTGCTCTCCGCGATCTTCACTCGCGACCTTCGACGCGGACTGCGCTATGCCGAGGCCGTTCGGACGGGCTGGGTCAACGTGAACGAGGGAACGAACTACTGGGAGTCGCACCTGCCGTTTGGCGGGCGCGCGGGCTCGGCGAGCGGGGTCGGCCGCGTCGGCGGTCGCTTCTCCATGGAGCGCCTCACCGAGCTGAAGACGATCGTCGTCGACGTTTCGTAG
- a CDS encoding APC family permease has product MAVVSEAPGLFLRKATGLVKGWSKFDAFLYSFMSVNFVTLGLFFAFSVLAFVPSGQILPALLISGVFVTFLVVTYAGLISVMPRAGGDYVWQSRVLGGGIAFVLAVTGWWFILWYWAPVYANILNVEVFQPLAAVLGLDGLTDFLAKDIGLFTVAIVTVGLAAVLVSLGMEGYARIQKFCFYLGLAGLAVIFLVMLFGSRSGFESAFNQEASNLFGTSGNAYQQTIELGQTNNAGPIVPELGFTPFFGDSLLLIPFLCFWILWPNWGATLYGEVRGASDFRRVMSGMMWGLWVTVAIAFVFVLLSAKFFGWEFFNAANLNYWATVYGFGDAAIPIWSYPPMLASFYFHNEAVQAIIVLVFGAWFLGWAGTLFLSSTRVIFAAAFDRILPEKVADVSERRHVPYWALLLMLVPSIVVSWLYVYTADFATFILDATLVIAVTFFGTSIAAMILPYRKKRLYENSPIARYKVAGIPLITITGAITALFLGFNLYHWFTNDLYAVNDSTSLWFMAAMYGLAIVIYVIAWFVRRSQGINLSAIHREIPVE; this is encoded by the coding sequence ATGGCGGTTGTGAGCGAAGCACCCGGCCTGTTCCTGCGAAAGGCCACGGGCCTCGTCAAGGGATGGTCCAAGTTCGACGCGTTCCTGTACAGCTTCATGTCGGTCAACTTCGTAACGCTCGGCCTGTTCTTCGCGTTTTCCGTGCTGGCGTTCGTACCGAGCGGTCAGATCCTGCCTGCGCTGCTGATCTCCGGGGTATTCGTCACGTTCCTCGTGGTCACGTACGCCGGGCTGATCTCGGTCATGCCGCGGGCCGGTGGCGACTACGTTTGGCAGAGTCGCGTGCTCGGGGGCGGCATCGCGTTCGTGCTGGCGGTGACGGGATGGTGGTTCATCCTGTGGTACTGGGCGCCGGTCTACGCGAACATCCTGAACGTCGAGGTGTTCCAGCCGCTGGCGGCGGTGCTCGGACTCGACGGCCTCACCGACTTCCTGGCCAAGGACATCGGGCTGTTCACCGTGGCCATCGTGACGGTGGGGCTCGCGGCCGTCCTCGTCTCGCTGGGGATGGAGGGCTATGCAAGGATCCAGAAGTTCTGCTTCTACCTGGGCCTTGCGGGCCTCGCGGTCATCTTCCTGGTGATGTTGTTCGGCTCGCGCAGCGGGTTCGAGAGCGCCTTCAACCAGGAGGCCTCGAACCTGTTCGGCACGAGCGGCAACGCGTACCAGCAGACGATCGAGCTCGGTCAGACGAACAACGCGGGGCCTATCGTCCCGGAGCTCGGGTTCACGCCGTTCTTCGGCGACTCACTGCTACTCATCCCGTTCCTGTGCTTCTGGATCCTGTGGCCGAACTGGGGCGCCACGCTGTACGGCGAGGTCCGCGGCGCGAGCGACTTCCGGCGCGTCATGAGCGGGATGATGTGGGGTCTGTGGGTGACGGTGGCCATCGCCTTCGTGTTCGTCCTGCTCTCGGCGAAGTTCTTCGGATGGGAGTTCTTCAACGCGGCGAACCTCAACTACTGGGCGACCGTGTACGGGTTCGGCGACGCGGCGATCCCCATCTGGTCGTACCCGCCGATGCTGGCGAGCTTCTACTTCCACAACGAGGCGGTCCAGGCGATCATCGTGCTCGTCTTCGGCGCCTGGTTCCTGGGGTGGGCCGGGACGCTGTTCCTGTCGTCGACGCGGGTGATCTTCGCTGCGGCGTTCGACCGCATCCTTCCGGAGAAGGTGGCCGACGTGTCCGAGCGACGGCACGTCCCGTACTGGGCGCTGCTGCTGATGCTCGTCCCGTCGATCGTCGTGAGCTGGCTGTACGTGTACACGGCGGACTTCGCGACGTTCATCCTCGACGCGACCCTGGTGATCGCGGTGACGTTCTTCGGAACGTCGATCGCGGCGATGATCCTTCCGTACCGCAAGAAGCGGCTATACGAGAACTCCCCGATCGCCCGGTACAAGGTCGCGGGGATCCCGCTCATCACCATTACGGGCGCGATCACGGCGCTGTTCCTCGGCTTCAACCTGTACCACTGGTTCACCAACGACCTGTACGCGGTGAACGACTCGACGTCGCTGTGGTTCATGGCGGCGATGTACGGGCTGGCGATTGTGATCTACGTCATCGCGTGGTTCGTGCGGCGGAGCCAGGGCATCAACCTCAGCGCGATCCACCGGGAGATCCCCGTCGAGTAG
- a CDS encoding metallophosphoesterase has translation MPKIFYVTDLHGSEICWKKFLNAGEFYQADVVVLGGDVTGKAMVPIVQRSNGSWEASLQDHRETLESESEIVEFEKRVMNRGYYPIRVSDQEYVALQEDEDLVDKRFKEVMIEGTERWIAMAEERLAGTGIRAIACPANDDMFEIDDVLARAEMVETGDEDHPIELDGFTMISMGWTNPTPWNTFREAEEPELAKRIERALEHASDPDSTIFNFHAPPYGSKLDNAPALNADLTYVSGGQAIRPVGSTSVREAIQARQPLLSLHGHIHESKGSARIGRTLALNPGSSYEEGVLQAAIVNIDAKKKKIKNYQLVNG, from the coding sequence ATGCCGAAGATCTTCTACGTCACGGATCTCCACGGCTCGGAGATCTGCTGGAAGAAGTTCCTGAACGCCGGGGAGTTCTACCAGGCCGACGTGGTCGTTCTCGGCGGCGACGTCACCGGGAAGGCCATGGTCCCCATCGTCCAGCGTTCCAACGGCAGCTGGGAGGCGTCGTTACAGGATCACCGCGAGACGCTCGAGTCCGAGTCCGAGATCGTCGAGTTCGAGAAGCGCGTCATGAACCGCGGGTACTACCCGATCCGAGTGTCCGACCAGGAGTACGTCGCGTTGCAGGAGGACGAGGATCTCGTCGACAAGCGCTTCAAGGAGGTCATGATCGAGGGGACCGAGCGCTGGATCGCCATGGCCGAGGAGCGACTCGCGGGGACGGGGATCAGGGCGATCGCCTGCCCGGCGAATGATGACATGTTCGAGATCGACGACGTCCTCGCTCGGGCGGAGATGGTCGAGACGGGTGACGAGGATCACCCGATCGAGCTCGACGGGTTCACGATGATCTCGATGGGGTGGACGAACCCGACGCCGTGGAACACGTTCCGCGAGGCCGAGGAACCGGAGCTGGCCAAGCGGATCGAACGCGCTCTCGAGCACGCGAGCGATCCGGACTCGACGATCTTCAACTTCCACGCGCCGCCGTACGGCTCCAAGCTCGACAACGCGCCCGCGTTGAACGCCGACCTGACGTACGTCTCGGGGGGTCAGGCGATCCGGCCGGTTGGTTCGACGTCGGTCCGGGAGGCGATCCAAGCGCGTCAGCCGCTGCTGTCGCTCCACGGCCACATCCACGAGAGCAAGGGGTCCGCCCGGATCGGACGGACCCTGGCGCTGAATCCCGGGAGCTCGTACGAGGAAGGGGTGTTGCAGGCGGCGATCGTCAACATCGACGCCAAGAAGAAGAAGATCAAGAACTACCAGCTCGTGAACGGCTGA
- the betA gene encoding choline dehydrogenase has protein sequence MYDFVIVGGGSAGCALANRLSADPSNRVLVLEAGRSDYPWDVFIHMPAALTYPIGSRFYDWKYESEPEPFMNGRRVYHARGKVLGGSSSINGMIFQRGNPLDYERWAAEPGMETWDYAHCLPYFKRMENCLAAAPDDPYRGHDGPLVLERGPATNPLFGAFFQAAQQAGYELTDDVNGYRQEAFAPFDRNVHRGRRLSASDAYLDPVRHRRNLEVRTRAFVTRILFDKAKTRALGVEYSRLGKRERVRANEVILCGGAINSPQLLQLSGVGNARELETLGIEAVHDLPGVGESLQDHLEVYIQYSSKQPVSMAPYLKWRYRPWIGFQWLFFRKGPGATNHFEGGGFVRGNDDVAYPNLMFHFLPIAVRYDGSAPAGGHGYQVHVGPMYADTRGSVKIKSADPRVHPALRFNYLSTPGDRREWTEAVRVARHILNQPAMDPFNGGEVSPGPSVETDEQILAWVARDAETALHPSCTCRMGTDEMAVVDPRAMKVRGLGGLRVVDASVMPFVTNGNIYAPVMMIAEKAADLILGNAPLPAEHVEFYRHRPVTRPATAGPR, from the coding sequence ATCTACGACTTCGTCATCGTCGGCGGCGGCTCGGCGGGGTGCGCGCTGGCGAACCGTCTCAGCGCCGACCCGTCCAACCGCGTGCTCGTCCTCGAGGCCGGACGGTCCGACTACCCGTGGGACGTGTTCATCCACATGCCGGCGGCGCTCACGTACCCGATCGGCAGCCGCTTCTACGACTGGAAGTACGAGTCCGAGCCGGAGCCGTTCATGAACGGTCGTCGCGTGTACCACGCGCGCGGGAAGGTGCTCGGCGGCTCCAGCAGCATCAACGGGATGATCTTCCAGCGCGGCAACCCGCTCGATTACGAACGCTGGGCGGCCGAACCGGGCATGGAGACGTGGGACTACGCGCATTGCCTTCCCTACTTCAAGAGGATGGAGAACTGCCTCGCCGCGGCGCCCGACGATCCCTACCGAGGGCACGACGGGCCGCTCGTGCTCGAACGCGGACCGGCGACCAACCCGCTGTTCGGCGCGTTCTTCCAGGCGGCGCAGCAGGCGGGCTACGAGCTCACCGACGACGTGAACGGCTACCGGCAGGAAGCATTCGCGCCGTTCGACCGGAACGTCCATCGAGGACGGAGGCTGTCGGCGTCGGACGCGTACCTCGACCCCGTCCGGCACCGGAGGAACCTCGAGGTCCGCACCCGCGCCTTCGTCACGCGTATCCTGTTCGATAAGGCCAAGACGCGTGCCCTCGGCGTCGAGTACTCACGTCTCGGCAAGCGCGAACGCGTTCGCGCCAACGAGGTGATCCTATGCGGTGGGGCGATCAACTCGCCCCAGCTGCTCCAGCTCTCCGGCGTCGGCAACGCTCGCGAGCTCGAGACGCTCGGCATCGAAGCGGTGCACGACCTCCCCGGCGTCGGCGAGAGCCTCCAGGACCACTTGGAGGTGTACATCCAGTACTCGAGCAAGCAGCCGGTGTCGATGGCTCCGTACCTCAAATGGCGGTACCGGCCATGGATCGGCTTCCAGTGGCTGTTCTTCCGGAAAGGACCCGGCGCGACGAACCACTTCGAGGGCGGCGGGTTCGTCCGCGGCAACGACGACGTCGCGTATCCGAACCTGATGTTCCACTTCCTGCCGATCGCGGTGCGCTACGACGGCTCGGCGCCGGCCGGCGGCCACGGATACCAGGTGCACGTGGGGCCGATGTATGCCGACACGCGAGGCTCGGTGAAGATCAAGAGTGCCGATCCTCGGGTGCATCCGGCCCTTCGCTTCAACTACCTGTCGACGCCGGGCGACCGGCGCGAATGGACCGAGGCCGTGCGCGTGGCCCGGCACATCCTGAACCAACCGGCGATGGATCCGTTCAACGGGGGGGAGGTGTCTCCCGGCCCGTCGGTTGAGACCGACGAGCAGATCCTCGCTTGGGTGGCGCGCGACGCCGAAACGGCGCTCCATCCGTCCTGCACCTGCCGGATGGGAACCGACGAGATGGCCGTGGTCGACCCGCGGGCGATGAAGGTCCGCGGTCTCGGAGGGCTACGCGTGGTCGACGCCTCGGTCATGCCGTTCGTGACGAACGGGAACATCTATGCGCCGGTGATGATGATCGCCGAGAAAGCCGCCGACCTCATCCTCGGGAACGCGCCACTCCCCGCCGAGCACGTGGAGTTCTATCGGCACCGGCCCGTTACGCGCCCAGCAACAGCAGGCCCGCGATGA
- a CDS encoding EamA family transporter has translation MIYGLGAAIFWGFADLFAAFSGRRVGVAATVLLSQVAAAVVISVVVLASGHDLDRLDEVAGWLLPIAAVTAVAYVTLYRALELGPIALVSPLLASYAVIPVLLAVIFLDETLGSVEIAGAAVTIGGAVVTSADVRSLRTGTRVPAAALPWALASTILFGTAAYAVAWSAKRVGWLTSLWLVRTSTALLFVIAAVVAIAVMRPAVRGTLSTRAVALCALLGVADLAGTISYSRGSEVGLVSIVTAVSATYPLIPVFGGIALLDERPAINHYIGVAMVIAGLLLLGA, from the coding sequence GTGATCTATGGCCTCGGCGCGGCGATCTTTTGGGGTTTCGCCGATCTGTTCGCAGCGTTCTCCGGGCGAAGGGTCGGCGTCGCTGCCACGGTCTTGCTCTCGCAGGTCGCGGCCGCCGTTGTCATCAGCGTCGTGGTACTCGCTTCCGGGCACGATCTCGACAGACTCGACGAGGTCGCAGGCTGGTTGCTCCCGATCGCCGCGGTAACCGCGGTGGCCTACGTGACGCTGTATCGAGCTCTCGAGCTTGGCCCGATCGCTCTCGTCTCACCGCTTCTGGCGTCGTACGCGGTCATCCCGGTTCTGCTCGCGGTGATCTTCCTCGACGAGACGCTCGGCTCGGTCGAGATCGCCGGCGCCGCCGTCACGATCGGCGGCGCCGTCGTGACCTCTGCCGACGTGCGATCGCTGCGGACGGGGACGCGGGTGCCCGCTGCGGCGTTACCGTGGGCCCTCGCGTCGACGATCCTGTTCGGAACCGCGGCGTACGCCGTCGCCTGGTCTGCCAAGAGGGTGGGCTGGCTCACCTCGTTGTGGCTCGTGCGAACCTCCACGGCACTCCTGTTCGTCATCGCGGCCGTCGTGGCGATCGCGGTAATGCGACCGGCGGTCCGCGGAACACTCTCGACACGAGCAGTCGCCTTGTGCGCGCTGCTTGGCGTGGCGGATCTGGCCGGGACGATCTCCTACTCGCGCGGCTCCGAGGTGGGGCTCGTCTCGATCGTCACGGCGGTGTCGGCGACCTACCCGTTGATCCCGGTGTTCGGCGGCATCGCGCTACTCGATGAGCGTCCAGCCATCAATCACTACATCGGGGTGGCCATGGTCATCGCGGGCCTGCTGTTGCTGGGCGCGTAA
- a CDS encoding enoyl-CoA hydratase-related protein translates to MVDDVVLLSEDVGPVRRLTLNRPRSLNALNKELLEALESALDAAASDDAVHVVVIRGAGRAFCSGYDLNEDASGEPMDARAWLTVLKRDNDRMMRIFDHPKPVIASVHSYCLAGGTDLMLACDLAVVADDAFFGYVDVRFGSGVVSMFLPWVIGVRAAKELLFTGEDRVPAPEALRLGLVNRVVPRDRLDEATLELADQIAMNEPHVVAATKRAVNRVWEVAGFRDAMDANVEIDVDIETANLPMREEFRRITQERGLKAAIAWRDAQYRGDT, encoded by the coding sequence GTGGTCGATGACGTCGTGCTGCTCTCAGAGGATGTCGGGCCGGTTCGGCGCCTCACGCTGAATCGGCCGCGATCGCTGAACGCGCTGAACAAGGAGCTCCTCGAGGCGCTCGAGTCGGCGCTCGACGCGGCGGCGAGCGACGACGCCGTTCACGTCGTGGTGATCCGCGGTGCCGGACGCGCGTTCTGCTCCGGCTACGACCTCAACGAGGACGCGTCCGGCGAGCCGATGGATGCGCGCGCCTGGCTGACGGTCCTGAAACGCGACAACGATCGGATGATGAGGATCTTCGATCACCCCAAGCCGGTCATCGCGAGCGTCCACTCGTACTGCCTCGCCGGCGGCACCGACCTGATGCTCGCGTGCGATCTGGCCGTCGTCGCCGACGACGCGTTCTTCGGGTACGTCGACGTGCGGTTCGGCTCGGGCGTCGTGTCCATGTTCCTGCCGTGGGTGATCGGCGTGCGCGCGGCGAAGGAGCTGCTGTTCACCGGGGAGGATCGCGTGCCGGCGCCCGAGGCGCTCCGGCTTGGGCTGGTCAACCGCGTGGTCCCGCGCGATCGGCTCGACGAGGCGACGCTGGAGCTCGCCGACCAGATCGCGATGAACGAACCCCACGTTGTCGCGGCGACGAAGCGGGCGGTGAACCGCGTGTGGGAGGTCGCCGGGTTCCGCGACGCGATGGATGCGAACGTCGAGATCGACGTCGACATCGAGACCGCTAACCTGCCCATGCGCGAGGAGTTCCGCAGGATCACCCAGGAGCGGGGGCTCAAGGCCGCGATCGCCTGGCGAGACGCTCAGTACCGCGGCGACACGTGA
- a CDS encoding spermidine/putrescine ABC transporter substrate-binding protein encodes MLHPREPRRSISRRDFLRRSVGAAAAFPSAAAILAACSKPGTTGGATGSTSGERVLARPDNPVTLPMTRDPIATDTALESGPLRVYNWDAYMYKKVLKAFEDEFDVSIEVTTFNNMEEGIQKLVAGQVQADVFFPTTDYVARLAERDMLQPLNHELIPNLEANYWPTFSDPGPWYDREWRYTVPYVIYTTGVSYRRDRIPDSDADAAGYDLFFDPRVRDAVSYYDSYRDALGMMLLRNGHTDANTDDAAAIEQAKDDILQMINENGARLTINGTYARLPEGEFTVSQAWSGDIVGAKWYLPRDTGEDVLGYWYPADNRGLIGNDTITIPGAAESPRLAHEFLNFFLDEHWSYVNFSQWNGYQPPLNSIVPERLVDEGVVPESLSRAVLGEENFTMGYIQGELSADADALWLDAWSEIQAGG; translated from the coding sequence ATGCTGCATCCGCGTGAGCCACGCCGGTCGATCAGTCGTCGAGACTTCCTGCGCCGCTCCGTCGGCGCGGCGGCCGCCTTTCCGTCGGCGGCCGCGATCTTGGCCGCCTGCTCGAAGCCGGGGACGACCGGAGGGGCCACCGGCAGCACGAGCGGCGAGCGCGTCCTGGCGCGCCCCGACAACCCGGTCACGCTGCCGATGACGCGCGACCCCATCGCGACGGACACTGCGCTGGAGTCGGGCCCGCTGCGCGTCTACAACTGGGACGCGTACATGTACAAGAAGGTCCTGAAGGCCTTCGAGGATGAGTTCGACGTCTCGATCGAGGTGACCACGTTCAACAACATGGAGGAGGGGATCCAAAAGCTCGTCGCCGGCCAAGTCCAGGCAGATGTCTTCTTCCCCACCACCGACTACGTCGCCCGCCTGGCCGAGCGCGACATGCTCCAACCGCTCAACCACGAGCTGATCCCCAATCTGGAAGCGAACTACTGGCCGACGTTCTCCGATCCCGGTCCCTGGTACGACCGTGAGTGGCGGTACACGGTCCCTTACGTCATCTACACCACGGGTGTCTCGTATCGACGCGATCGGATCCCCGACTCGGACGCCGACGCCGCCGGCTACGACCTGTTCTTCGATCCGCGTGTTCGAGACGCCGTGAGCTACTACGACTCATACCGGGACGCGCTCGGCATGATGCTGCTCCGGAACGGCCATACGGACGCGAACACCGACGACGCAGCCGCGATCGAACAGGCCAAGGACGACATCCTCCAGATGATCAACGAGAACGGGGCGCGGCTCACCATCAACGGGACCTACGCCCGCCTTCCCGAGGGCGAGTTCACCGTCTCGCAGGCGTGGTCCGGAGACATCGTCGGCGCCAAGTGGTACCTGCCGAGGGACACGGGCGAGGATGTGCTCGGCTACTGGTACCCGGCGGACAACCGAGGCCTGATCGGGAACGACACGATCACCATTCCGGGGGCAGCGGAGAGCCCGCGTCTCGCGCACGAGTTCCTGAACTTCTTCCTCGACGAGCATTGGTCCTACGTGAACTTCTCCCAGTGGAACGGCTACCAGCCACCGCTGAACTCGATCGTTCCCGAGCGACTGGTAGACGAAGGCGTTGTCCCCGAATCGCTATCGCGGGCCGTGCTCGGCGAGGAGAACTTCACGATGGGATACATCCAGGGCGAGCTCTCCGCCGATGCGGACGCGCTCTGGCTCGACGCCTGGAGCGAGATCCAGGCTGGTGGCTAG
- a CDS encoding ABC transporter permease: protein MASGAEDAPARSGRAGADGSRTSGAWFPRTYWPSFTLPASIWLAVFFVLPFYVVLSVAFGTVDPLFRTPLPVYQPWWWSFATFSDTLQKFVGRDAIYLDPLIRTLLYVVAASAICLVVGYAVAYYTARHAGRYRGLILVLLISPFWISYLMRIYSWQSLLQPDGYINDIAGIFGVVPIDWLAGKPVTVILGLVYGYIPFMILPLFGFLDRIDVSVLEAGRDLGAGALETFRRITLPLSKPGILAGVVIVSLPMFGDYYTNDLLGSDRTSMYGNLIDNAVGQAGQGPEAGSLVLILIAIVIIPMLYYLRSTRRATEAS from the coding sequence GTGGCTAGCGGCGCGGAGGACGCGCCGGCGCGGTCCGGGCGCGCGGGCGCCGACGGTTCGAGAACGTCCGGAGCGTGGTTCCCCAGGACGTACTGGCCATCGTTCACGCTTCCCGCATCGATCTGGCTCGCAGTCTTCTTCGTTTTGCCGTTCTACGTGGTTCTCTCGGTGGCATTCGGGACCGTGGATCCGCTGTTCCGAACGCCGCTGCCCGTGTACCAGCCGTGGTGGTGGAGCTTCGCCACGTTCTCGGACACGTTGCAGAAATTCGTCGGCCGCGACGCCATCTACCTCGACCCGCTGATCCGAACGCTCCTCTACGTCGTCGCCGCCAGCGCTATCTGCCTCGTCGTCGGGTATGCCGTCGCGTACTACACGGCACGTCACGCGGGAAGGTATCGCGGGCTGATCTTGGTCCTGCTGATCTCACCGTTCTGGATCAGCTACCTCATGCGGATCTATTCGTGGCAAAGCCTGCTGCAGCCGGACGGCTACATCAACGATATCGCCGGCATCTTCGGCGTCGTGCCGATCGACTGGCTCGCCGGGAAGCCGGTAACGGTCATCCTCGGCCTCGTCTACGGCTATATCCCGTTCATGATCCTGCCGTTGTTCGGGTTCCTCGACCGGATCGACGTGAGCGTTCTCGAAGCTGGACGTGATCTCGGCGCGGGAGCGCTGGAGACGTTCCGCCGGATCACGCTGCCGCTGTCGAAGCCCGGCATCCTCGCGGGCGTGGTGATCGTCTCGTTGCCGATGTTCGGGGACTACTACACGAACGATCTGCTCGGCTCGGACCGGACGTCGATGTACGGGAACCTCATCGACAACGCCGTCGGTCAGGCGGGCCAGGGTCCCGAAGCGGGGTCGCTCGTCCTGATCCTCATAGCCATCGTCATCATCCCGATGCTCTACTACCTGCGGTCCACGCGGCGGGCAACGGAGGCCTCGTGA